From the bacterium genome, one window contains:
- a CDS encoding TonB-dependent receptor, with protein sequence MMSAEGGADSVSATYRLEEIVIYGPRTLSNTSMVTTFTPAEIQKHGAWTVADLLRTDAGLNVTSGAKAETETRIRGFPGRDVLVLVDGRPVNPGYYGKVYLSMLPLDNAARVSVVKGPGSVAYGPNAMGGVISIITQNGLEKPRTAVESEFGDFQYRRLSLNHSRQIRRVNYWLSVYEHHSSGFRLSRSFEPTSVEDGGLRRGSGYHKVGADAKIGFQSSPTALYALSAGYHWAEKDVPPTVYSWDSPTYRTFPWWVRINTSASGNWQLARKVELKSVVFADAYHDRLRSYTGPEMREDQLEYDSELKNWTLGGLTDGRIEANRFHWVHTGFSFKRDRVGKKPDRDEPRASHHTLTGALFLQDNYRPWESTEITAGMSHEVFSAERADGTLNYWCPMVCVRRSVRENLRLRGGWSRAIRFPTLHDLYSESSGNPDLKPEEAAKFEVAVETSFPERPSPRGISLEVAFFHSKLRNQIYRSTRTERYRNIGSGTLQGWELRSTIRPSAGLSADIAYAYLNPDVSSRELMEETASNHWSLRFTAETRFHTRIRYELNYFDERPTYLSNRFLSAYGLQALSLEQKAGRHVSIFGRILNIADTDYEEELGYPGGGRRFTAGLRWES encoded by the coding sequence GTGATGAGCGCGGAAGGCGGAGCCGACAGCGTCAGCGCGACCTACCGACTGGAAGAGATCGTCATCTACGGGCCACGGACGCTGAGTAACACGTCTATGGTTACGACTTTCACTCCGGCGGAGATTCAGAAGCATGGCGCTTGGACGGTGGCCGATCTGCTGCGCACGGACGCCGGACTGAACGTCACCAGCGGTGCCAAAGCGGAGACGGAAACCCGCATTCGCGGTTTTCCCGGCCGCGACGTTCTGGTGCTGGTGGACGGGCGGCCCGTCAATCCGGGATACTACGGCAAGGTGTATTTGTCCATGCTGCCGCTGGACAACGCGGCCCGCGTGTCGGTGGTGAAAGGACCGGGATCGGTCGCCTATGGGCCGAATGCCATGGGCGGCGTCATCAGCATCATTACCCAGAATGGACTGGAAAAACCGCGCACGGCCGTCGAGAGCGAGTTCGGAGACTTTCAGTATCGCCGGCTGAGTCTGAACCACAGCCGTCAGATTCGGCGAGTCAACTACTGGCTCTCGGTCTACGAACACCACTCATCGGGATTCCGTCTCAGTCGTTCCTTCGAGCCGACGTCGGTGGAAGACGGCGGTCTTCGCCGGGGCAGCGGTTATCACAAAGTTGGGGCAGACGCGAAAATCGGCTTCCAGTCTTCGCCGACCGCGCTCTATGCGCTGTCGGCAGGCTATCACTGGGCGGAAAAGGACGTACCGCCGACGGTCTATTCGTGGGACTCGCCGACCTATCGCACGTTCCCGTGGTGGGTGCGGATCAACACGTCCGCTTCGGGGAATTGGCAGCTCGCGCGGAAAGTGGAGCTTAAGTCCGTCGTGTTTGCCGATGCGTATCATGACCGGCTGAGGAGTTACACCGGGCCGGAGATGCGCGAGGATCAGCTCGAATACGATTCCGAGCTGAAAAACTGGACCCTCGGAGGGCTTACGGACGGGAGAATCGAGGCCAACCGGTTTCATTGGGTGCATACGGGATTCAGCTTCAAACGCGACCGGGTGGGCAAAAAGCCCGATCGGGATGAACCGCGGGCATCCCATCACACGCTGACCGGCGCGCTGTTTCTGCAAGACAACTACCGCCCGTGGGAGAGCACCGAGATCACCGCGGGCATGAGCCATGAGGTTTTTTCGGCCGAGCGAGCGGACGGAACCTTGAACTACTGGTGCCCGATGGTCTGTGTGCGACGGTCGGTGCGCGAGAATCTGCGGCTCCGCGGCGGTTGGTCGCGCGCCATCCGCTTTCCGACGTTGCACGATCTGTACAGTGAAAGCTCGGGCAATCCGGATCTGAAACCGGAAGAAGCCGCCAAGTTTGAAGTGGCCGTCGAGACATCGTTTCCGGAGCGGCCGTCTCCGCGCGGCATTTCATTGGAGGTGGCGTTTTTTCACAGCAAGCTGCGGAATCAAATCTATCGGTCCACGCGAACGGAACGGTATCGAAACATCGGATCGGGAACGCTTCAAGGCTGGGAGCTTCGCAGCACGATTCGACCGTCTGCCGGTCTGTCGGCGGATATCGCCTACGCGTATCTCAATCCCGATGTCTCGTCGCGCGAACTGATGGAGGAGACCGCCTCCAACCACTGGAGTCTCCGATTCACCGCCGAGACAAGGTTTCACACTCGAATCCGGTACGAGCTGAACTACTTCGATGAGCGTCCCACTTATCTGTCCAATCGTTTTCTTTCCGCATACGGTTTGCAGGCACTGAGTCTTGAGCAGAAGGCCGGTCGGCATGTGTCAATCTTCGGGAGAATCCTGAATATCGCGGACACCGACTATGAAGAGGAGCTCGGCTACCCCGGCGGGGGACGCAGGTTTACGGCGGGTTTGCGCTGGGAATCGTAG